CTTCTTCGCGGCGACGATCGCCCTGGCGCAGAACGATATCAAGCGGGTTCTTGCCTATTCGACGGTGAGCCAGCTCGGATACATGTTCCTGGCGCTGGGCATCGGGGCCTGGACGGCGGCGATCTTCCACCTGCTGACCCATGCCTTCTTCAAGGCCCTCCTCTTCCTCGGTTCCGGCGCGGTGATCCATGCCATGTCGGGCGAGCAGGATATGCGGAAGATGGGAGCGCTCCGAAAGAAAATCCCCTGGACCTACTGGACCTTTATCGTGGCGACCCTGGCCATCTCCGGCATTCCTCCCTTCGCCGGTTTTTTCAGCAAGGACGAGATCCTCTGGAAGGCCTTCTCTTACGGCACGACCTATGGAATGATTCTCTATGTCCTGGGTGCTTCGGCGGCGCTCCTGACCGCCTTCTATATGTTCCGGCTGATCTTTCTGACCTTCCACGGCGAGTCCCGGGTGGAACCGGAGCCAGCCCGGCATCTCCATGAATCTCCCTGGAACATGGTCGTCCCACTGGTCGTCCTGGCCCTCTTTTCAGCGATCGCCGGTTTTGCCGGGGTACCCGAGGTCTGGGGCGGAGCAAACCGGATCCATCATTTTCTGGGGCCCGTCTTTGGTCACGGTGCCGCCGGGGGGATCGTCCATGCCTCGGCGGCCGGTCTCGAACAGCTCATGGCCGGCGTGTCGGTCCTGATTGCCTCGGCCGGGATCCTTCTTGCCTGGTGGATGTATATCGCGAATCCCGCACTTCCGGGGAGGGTGGCTTCCGCCTTGGGCGGTCTCTACCGGGCGGTTCTGAATAAATGGTATTGCGACGAGATTTATGATGCCCTCCTTGTCAATCCCTGCAAACGTTTCGGCACCTTTCTCTGGGAGATCATCGATGCCGGGCTGATCGACGGGATCGTCAACGGCACGGCCGCCCTGGTTCATTTCTGCGGGGAACGGATCCGGCGGCTGCAGACGGGGCATGTCGAAAATTATGCCCTCTTCATGGTGTTGGGGATCGTGGTGATTCTCGGATTCTATCTTCTGATCTGACAGGCGGGAGCGATGACGGAACATATCTTAAGTTACATTACCTTTTTCCCCCTGGCCGGTGTGGTCCTGCTTCTGTTGACACCGAGGGGCAGGGATGAGGCGGTCCGCAAGGTCTCCTTCACCGCCTCCCTGATCACCTTTGCCCTCTCTCTCTATCCGCTTCTCCGTTTCGACCGGGGGTCCTTCCGGATGCAGTTCACGGAATCGGTCCCCTGGATCCCGGCCTGGGGCGTTCATTATTCCGTCGGTGTCGACGGTATCAGCCTTTTGATGGTCGCCCTGACCACTCTTCTGTCCATGATTGCGATTCTCTCGTCGTGGACGGCGGTTCGGGAACGGGTAAAAGAGTACATGATTGCCCTGCTGGTTCTGGAAACGGCCATGCTGGGGGTTTTTGTCTCGACCGATCTCTTCCTTTTTTATATCTTCTGGGAACTGGAACTGATTCCCATGTTCTTTCTCATCGGGATCTGGGGCGGCCCCCGCAGGCATTATGCTGCGATCAAGTTCTTTCTTTATACCCTGGCCGGATCGGTCCTGATGATGGTGGCGATCCTGGCCCTCTACGTCCATAGCGGGGCTCATCCGACCTTCGATCTTGCGACCCTGACGTCGGCGGCCGGAGGGTTCAGCCCGAAGTTTCAGTTCTGGGTCTTCTGGGCCTTTTTTATGGGGTTTGCTTTCAAGGTGCCCATGTTCCCCTTTCATACGTGGCTTCCCGATGCCCACGTGGAGGCGCCAACGGCCGGTTCCGTGATCCTGGCAGGGGTTTTGTTGAAAATGGGGATCTACGGGTTCCTCCGTCTTGCCATCCCCCTCTGCCCCCGGATCGTCCTGCGGCCGGAGACGGTGACGATCATGATGGCCCTCGCTGCGGTGGCCATTATTTACGGGGCGCTGGTGGCGATGATGCAGAAGGACATGAAGAAGCTCGTGGCCTACTCCTCGGTCTCCCACATGGGGTATGTCATGCTCGGCATCTTTGCTTATAATCTCCAGGGGGTCTCCGGCGGGATCCTCCAGATGTTCAATCACGGTGTTGTTACGGGCGCTCTTTTCCTGATCGTCGGGATGCTCTACGAACGGCGCCATACCCGGATGATTGCCGACTTCGGCGGGATCGCAAAGGTCATGCCGCTCTATGCAGCGCTCTTTCTGATCTTTACCCTGGCCTCCATCGGGATGCCCGGAACGAACGGTTTCATCGGGGAATTCCTGATTCTGATCGGCGCCTTTGCCTCCCATTACCGGATCGCCGCCGTGGTCGGCGCCTTCGGGATTATCCTCGGTGCGGGATACATGCTCTGGCTCTATCAACGGGTGATCTTCAACCCGATGGTACACAAGTCGAACCAGGGACTGGCCGATCTCAGCCTCCGGGAGGTGGTGACGCTGGCGCCGCTTCTGATCCTGGTCTTCTGGATCGGTTTCTATCCGGCGCCCTTTCTGAATCTCCTCAATGCTTCGGTAACGCACTTGATCGCACCGCTTTCGGCCTATTCTGTGGCGATGTTGCCATGATATCTTTGAACGGGAGAAGAGGATGACCTTGATATTGCCGCCGATTCCCAACCTGCATGCGATCACCCCGGAGATCATTGTGGTGGTGACCTCGCTTCTGGTGCTGGTGATCGATATTATTCAGCCGCGCGGGAAGAAGGGAAAGCTGGCTTTTCTGGGAGCGGTGGGGCTCGCCGCCGCCGGCCTGTCCAGTTACAACCTCCTGCAACATCCCCTTGCGGCGGATATTTCCGGCTTCTCCGTGGATGCCTATGCCCAGTTTTTCAAGATCATCTTCTGCCTGGCCGGTCTGATGGTGATCGGGATCTCTGTACGGTATCTCGACCTGGAAGGCTTCTCCCTCGGGGAATACTATTCCATCATCCTCCTCGCGATCCTCGGGCAGATGGTCATGGCCTCCGGAACGAACCTGCTGGTGATCTACGTGGGCCTGGAGCTGATGGCGATCTCCCTCTATATCCTTGCAGGCTTCTTCAAAGACCATCCCAAATCGAACGAGGCGTCGGTGAAGTATTTTCTCCTGGGCTCTTTTTCATCGGGGATTTTTCTCTACGGGATCATGATGACCTACGGACTGACAGGAAGTCTCGATCTTTCGGTGATTGCCGGGAAGATCGAAGGTTCGCAATTCACGGGGCTTTTGCTCCTGGCCGTGGTCATGATGGGAGCGGGGTTCGCCTTCAAGATTGCCGCCGCCCCCTTCCATTTTTGGACCCCCGATGTCTATGAAGGGTCTCCCACGTCGGTGACGGCCTTCATGTCGGTCGGGCCGAAGGCGGCGGCCTTTGCGGTCCTGATCCGGGTTTTTTCCACCGCCTTTGGGAGTCTGAGAATCGAATGGACGACCCTTTTTATCTGTCTCTCCATTGCCACGATGGTTACGGGAAATCTCATCGCGTTGCGGCAGACCAATATCAAGCGGATGCTCGCTTATTCCAGCATCGCCCATGCCGGGTACCTCATGATCGGTTTTGTTGCGGGCGGAGAGATGGGGATCTCGAGCATGATGTTTTATCTCATGATCTATGCCTTTATGAATATCGGGGCCTTCGGTGTGGTGATCCTCCTGAACCGGGTCGGGGGGATCGGGGATCAGATCGATGATTTTGCAGGTTTGTCGAAGGTCAGCCGGGCCTCGGCCTTTGTCATGATGGTCTTCATGTTCTCCCTCGCGGGGATCCCCCCGACGGCCGGATTCGCAGGAAAGTTCTACATCTTCATGGCGGCGGTGAAGAGCGGCTATGTCTGGCTGGCCGTCATCGGGGTCCTCAATTCCGCCGTCTCCGCCTACTATTATCTGCGGGTAATCATGCGGATGTATATGGCGGAACCGAATGGTGAACCGGTATTGAATGTTTCTACCGCTCTTTCGGCGATTCTCCTGATCGCCGTTGTCGGTATTCTTGCCATCGGTATTTTCCCCGGTTTCTGCCTTGATCTGGCCCGTGCCTCCGTAACCTCGATTTTATAGCACGGGGGACGAAGATTTTTTGAGTCTCTAACGAAATAATCTGTTGTATCGGTTCCCCACCGGGAGGGTGTATATGACCAGTCGGATTGTTTCCCTGAACCGTGACCGCGGGATTGAGATTCCGGAACATATCCTTGATGAAATGCAGTTGAAAATCGGTGATCGATTCCTTATTTACAGGGAAGCCGGCGTGGTCCATCTCCGCAAGGTTGACGAATCCGCGACCTGGAGGGCGAAAGGGGAGAGAGATCTTAAGGATCAGGAAGAATTCCTCGAAGCAGTGGAGAACTGGTTCCTGACGAACCTGAAGGGGTTTGAAAAGAAGATGACCTTTCAGGGGAACCTCGAGAGTATGCATCTTTCGGAGATTCTTCTTTTTCTCGCAATGTCCAAAAAGACCGGGGTCCTGATCCTGAAGGGAAAGAACGTTACAAAGAAGGTTTACTTCGAGAACGGAGAGATCGTCTTTGCCGCCTCCACACTGCCCGAAGAACGGTTGGGGGACATCCTGTTGCAGGAGGGAACGATCTCCGGGGAGCAATACCGGCAATCCGCTGCGCGAATCGAAGCGGGCAAACGGCAGGGGAGGGTACTCGTTGAGATGGGAGTGATCCCACCGGAGGCCCTCTGGAAGGCGGTCTGCCGGCAGGTAGAGGGGATCGTGCATAGTCTTTTTACCTGGGAGATGGGCTATTTTGAATTTTTGGAAGGGAGCCTCCCGACGGAAGAAAAGATCAAACTGGCGGTCGGTGTCCCGAACCTGATCCTGGAGGGAATGCGGAAGGTCGCCCGGCAGGGGATCAACCAAGTCCACCATCCCGATGACAGCCAGGTCGTCTACTGTCTCTCGGGAGAAGGGAATGAATTCGGGGGGATCGAACTCACCGACGAGGAAAAGACCCTCCTCTCCCGGATAGAATCCGGAATGACGGTCCGGAAGGTCTGTGAACAAAGTCCTTTGTCTGTGGAGGATACAAAGGAGATACTTTTTCGTCTCATAGCGGGGGGGGTGATTCGCTCCGCCAAAGTCCGAGGTCCCTACGTGGAGGCTGTGGAGATTGAAGACTCGGCAACATTGACGGCACGGATCGAGCAGTGTAATATGATTTTCCGGCTCATTACGGAATTTCTCCGGATGGCCGTAGGGGACCGGGTCCACGTTATCCTCGGGGCCTTCTTCCGGGGGGTTGATCACGGTCAGGAGATCCTTTTTGACACGGTTTCCCTGGAACCGGACGGATCGCTCGACGCCCGTCCCCTCCTGGCCAACATCGCGGAATATCTTCCGGAGGAACGGGAGTCCATCCTCATCCGAGGGTTGAACGAACTCCTCTATTTTCAGCTCTTTGCCGTCCGGAACAACCTGGGGCATCAACAGGAAAAGGAAATTCTGACGGCCTTGCGCGAAATGCAATTTTTGGAAGAGTAAAAAAGGGTTCCGGGGCCCGGGGGGGTGGTTTGCCCACTCGCGCCCTTGGCTCCTTTTTCTCAATGTTGATGAGAACCGAGGAAGTTGATGATGCGCAAGACGCGGCCTGAGAAGAAGTTGCCGGTGAGTGACCGCCTGATCGTCGCCCTGGATTACGAGACGGAAGAGGCAGCCCTGATGATGGTAGAGAGGCTTTCCGAGTTACTTACGACCTTCAAAGTCGGAAGCCAGCTCTTTACAAAATGCGGACCGGAGATTGTCCGGAAGATCCACGATGCGGGAGGACGGGTCTTCCTCGATCTTAAGTTTCACGACATCCCGACGACTGTCGCAAAGTCCGGAATCGAAGCGGCCCGCCTCGGGGTCTTCATGTTCAACGTCCACGTTTCCGGCGGTGGGACCATGATGAAGCGGTGTGTGGAAATGGTCGGAGAGGTTTGCGAAAGGGAAGGACTGTCACGCCCCTACATCATCGGCGTGACCCTTCTGACCAGCATCTGTAAAGAAACCCTGCGGGACGACCTGGGGGTCGCGAAGCCGGTTCCCGAACAGGTCACACACTTGGCCCGACTGGCCGAAGAATGCGGTCTGGACGGTGTCGTCTCTTCGGCCCGTGAAGTCAAATTGATCCGGAAGACCTGCGGTCCCGATTTTCGGATTGTCACCCCCGGCATACGCCCCGCCGGGGCCTCCATAGACGACCAGAGCCGTGTTGCAACGCCGGGCGATGCGCTTCGGAGTGGTGCAGATTATCTGGTGATCGGCAGGCCGATCACAGCCGCGCCCGATCCCGCCAGGACCGTGCAGGAAATCCTCAAGGAGATGGAAGCAAAAAAGTTTTGACTAATCTTTCGTTTCCATTTATTATTCATAGATTCCCAATTCCGGATTTCTGCAATTCCGTGGGGGTGTAGCTCAGTTGGGAGAGCGCAGCGTTCGCAACGCTGAGGTCGTCGGTTCGATCCCGATCACCTCCACCAATTAAATCAATCACTTACAAGATTCGGATTCTCTGGAAATTGTCTTGTGTGTTCATTTCGCGCCCTCTTTTTTTCCATAGGACCGCATAATCAGTCATACAAAAAAAACAATAAGACCCCTTAAAGTACATGATTATCAGAACTGAAGAAGCGTTCCTTCCTTTCTGGCCCGGTTGAGGGCACGCTGGAAGAGGAAAAGGCTTACGGGGATGCCGAACAGGGCGAAGCCCGCCAGCGCCCAGAGATCGATCCCGAGCCGGGATACAGGTGTTCCCAGAAGAATGGCATGACGCATGGCGCGGAGGGCATAGGTCAGGGGGAGCAGGTTCGAACATTTCTGTACCCATTCCGGAAGGATGGTGACCGGATAATAGACTCCTCCCAGGAGGGTTGACAGGGTTCCGAAGAGGAAGGAGATTGGATCTCCCCGCTTGAAGACAAGGACAAAGGCGGCCGAGAGAATGCCGAAGGCGGAGAAGGCACAAATGGTCAGGACGAGAACAACCAGCGTAGAGAGCAGATCGGCCGAGCCGACCTGGAGTCCGAAGCCGAAGATGCCGGTCAGCAGATAGAGTGCAACCTCATAGGTGACATAGAAATAATCCCAGAGACTGGAATAGACGAGGACGGCCAGATACCGGGTCGGGGTGATCAGCATTACTTCTACGGTTCCCGTTTCCTGTCCGTCCCGGACGGTATCGGCAAAGGTGCTCAGCGCCACGTTCAGGTACCGCGTAAAGGCGATCCCGATCAGGACAAAGGGGAAATACTTACCGCCGTAGGCGGCCAGATAAGGCGAAGCGGATGTGCCGAAGAGGCGGGAGATAAAATAGAACATGACTACGGAAAAGAGAACGCCGAAGACCTGCCACAGAAAGGAAAGACGGTAACTTGCTGCCTCCATGAAATCCCGACGGAGGAAGGAGAGCGGTTTATAGATCAGGGGAAGAGAGAGGGCGGTCATTCAGACGGCCTCCTTCCGGGTGATCCGTGTATAGATATTTCCCAGGCCCGATCCCGTGCGCTCGTGGGGTTCGATCTCCTCAATCCCTCCCCGGCGCAGGATGCCGATCCGGTCACAAACCGTTTCCACTTCGCCGATGCGGTGCGTGACCATCAAAATGGTGGCCCCGGAACGCTCCGTCAGGAAACGGAGAGATTGCAGAAGGGTTCGTGCGGCCTCCGGGTCGAGGCCCCGCGTCGGTTCGTCCAGCAGGAGGATTTTTGCCCCCCCGAGAAGTCCACGCGCCACGGCAAGACGTTGCCGCATGCCTGTTGAATATGCATCAAAACGATGATCCAGAAAATCCTCCATCTCCAACAGATTCGTCAGTTCTCCGATCCGACGTTCCAGGGCCTTGCCGGTCAGATTCCACAAACGCCCGAAGAAGCGGAGGTTTTCCCGGCCGCTGAGGCGCCAGCAGAAACTTCGTTCATCGGAGTGGACCCAGCCGAT
The DNA window shown above is from Deltaproteobacteria bacterium and carries:
- a CDS encoding NADH-quinone oxidoreductase subunit M, with the translated sequence MTEHILSYITFFPLAGVVLLLLTPRGRDEAVRKVSFTASLITFALSLYPLLRFDRGSFRMQFTESVPWIPAWGVHYSVGVDGISLLMVALTTLLSMIAILSSWTAVRERVKEYMIALLVLETAMLGVFVSTDLFLFYIFWELELIPMFFLIGIWGGPRRHYAAIKFFLYTLAGSVLMMVAILALYVHSGAHPTFDLATLTSAAGGFSPKFQFWVFWAFFMGFAFKVPMFPFHTWLPDAHVEAPTAGSVILAGVLLKMGIYGFLRLAIPLCPRIVLRPETVTIMMALAAVAIIYGALVAMMQKDMKKLVAYSSVSHMGYVMLGIFAYNLQGVSGGILQMFNHGVVTGALFLIVGMLYERRHTRMIADFGGIAKVMPLYAALFLIFTLASIGMPGTNGFIGEFLILIGAFASHYRIAAVVGAFGIILGAGYMLWLYQRVIFNPMVHKSNQGLADLSLREVVTLAPLLILVFWIGFYPAPFLNLLNASVTHLIAPLSAYSVAMLP
- a CDS encoding DUF4388 domain-containing protein, which encodes MTSRIVSLNRDRGIEIPEHILDEMQLKIGDRFLIYREAGVVHLRKVDESATWRAKGERDLKDQEEFLEAVENWFLTNLKGFEKKMTFQGNLESMHLSEILLFLAMSKKTGVLILKGKNVTKKVYFENGEIVFAASTLPEERLGDILLQEGTISGEQYRQSAARIEAGKRQGRVLVEMGVIPPEALWKAVCRQVEGIVHSLFTWEMGYFEFLEGSLPTEEKIKLAVGVPNLILEGMRKVARQGINQVHHPDDSQVVYCLSGEGNEFGGIELTDEEKTLLSRIESGMTVRKVCEQSPLSVEDTKEILFRLIAGGVIRSAKVRGPYVEAVEIEDSATLTARIEQCNMIFRLITEFLRMAVGDRVHVILGAFFRGVDHGQEILFDTVSLEPDGSLDARPLLANIAEYLPEERESILIRGLNELLYFQLFAVRNNLGHQQEKEILTALREMQFLEE
- a CDS encoding ABC transporter ATP-binding protein — protein: MSSIIEVSKLTKVFRPATGIAHWLSTSPIQHEIRVFEGLDLDIRRGEIFVLLGPNGGGKTTLLKVLATLLRPDEGTVRIAGHDVVTEENKVREKIGWVHSDERSFCWRLSGRENLRFFGRLWNLTGKALERRIGELTNLLEMEDFLDHRFDAYSTGMRQRLAVARGLLGGAKILLLDEPTRGLDPEAARTLLQSLRFLTERSGATILMVTHRIGEVETVCDRIGILRRGGIEEIEPHERTGSGLGNIYTRITRKEAV
- a CDS encoding NADH-quinone oxidoreductase subunit N, with translation MTLILPPIPNLHAITPEIIVVVTSLLVLVIDIIQPRGKKGKLAFLGAVGLAAAGLSSYNLLQHPLAADISGFSVDAYAQFFKIIFCLAGLMVIGISVRYLDLEGFSLGEYYSIILLAILGQMVMASGTNLLVIYVGLELMAISLYILAGFFKDHPKSNEASVKYFLLGSFSSGIFLYGIMMTYGLTGSLDLSVIAGKIEGSQFTGLLLLAVVMMGAGFAFKIAAAPFHFWTPDVYEGSPTSVTAFMSVGPKAAAFAVLIRVFSTAFGSLRIEWTTLFICLSIATMVTGNLIALRQTNIKRMLAYSSIAHAGYLMIGFVAGGEMGISSMMFYLMIYAFMNIGAFGVVILLNRVGGIGDQIDDFAGLSKVSRASAFVMMVFMFSLAGIPPTAGFAGKFYIFMAAVKSGYVWLAVIGVLNSAVSAYYYLRVIMRMYMAEPNGEPVLNVSTALSAILLIAVVGILAIGIFPGFCLDLARASVTSIL
- a CDS encoding ABC transporter permease — its product is MTALSLPLIYKPLSFLRRDFMEAASYRLSFLWQVFGVLFSVVMFYFISRLFGTSASPYLAAYGGKYFPFVLIGIAFTRYLNVALSTFADTVRDGQETGTVEVMLITPTRYLAVLVYSSLWDYFYVTYEVALYLLTGIFGFGLQVGSADLLSTLVVLVLTICAFSAFGILSAAFVLVFKRGDPISFLFGTLSTLLGGVYYPVTILPEWVQKCSNLLPLTYALRAMRHAILLGTPVSRLGIDLWALAGFALFGIPVSLFLFQRALNRARKEGTLLQF
- the pyrF gene encoding orotidine-5'-phosphate decarboxylase, with translation MRKTRPEKKLPVSDRLIVALDYETEEAALMMVERLSELLTTFKVGSQLFTKCGPEIVRKIHDAGGRVFLDLKFHDIPTTVAKSGIEAARLGVFMFNVHVSGGGTMMKRCVEMVGEVCEREGLSRPYIIGVTLLTSICKETLRDDLGVAKPVPEQVTHLARLAEECGLDGVVSSAREVKLIRKTCGPDFRIVTPGIRPAGASIDDQSRVATPGDALRSGADYLVIGRPITAAPDPARTVQEILKEMEAKKF
- the nuoL gene encoding NADH-quinone oxidoreductase subunit L, producing the protein MHILIPGLPLLAFVINGLFGRILKTRAAYVSIGAVVLSCVLSLVTLGQVLAGSRFYGTVYEWIGAGNFRVSIGLNIDPLSAAMIAMVTFVASLIHIYSVGYMHGDRGVARFFAYLSLFTFSMLVLVLANNFLLLYLGWEAVGLCSYLLIGFWYEKKSAADAGKKAFVVNRVGDFGFGLGVMLIFVTFGSLDYHTVFAGVPGILGRTLAIPLGVTTIQASLVTVICLLLFVGAMGKSAQFPLHVWLPDAMEGPTPVSALIHAATMVTAGVYMVARANPLFAESKTALMVVGIVGGFTAFFAATIALAQNDIKRVLAYSTVSQLGYMFLALGIGAWTAAIFHLLTHAFFKALLFLGSGAVIHAMSGEQDMRKMGALRKKIPWTYWTFIVATLAISGIPPFAGFFSKDEILWKAFSYGTTYGMILYVLGASAALLTAFYMFRLIFLTFHGESRVEPEPARHLHESPWNMVVPLVVLALFSAIAGFAGVPEVWGGANRIHHFLGPVFGHGAAGGIVHASAAGLEQLMAGVSVLIASAGILLAWWMYIANPALPGRVASALGGLYRAVLNKWYCDEIYDALLVNPCKRFGTFLWEIIDAGLIDGIVNGTAALVHFCGERIRRLQTGHVENYALFMVLGIVVILGFYLLI